One window of the Octopus sinensis linkage group LG3, ASM634580v1, whole genome shotgun sequence genome contains the following:
- the LOC118762661 gene encoding uncharacterized protein LOC118762661 produces the protein MLVGYCRDLSTKSNLNHMLVGYCRYLSTKSNLNHMLVGYCRDLSTKSNLNHMLVGYCRYLSTKSNLNHMLVGYCRDLSTKSNLNHMLVGYCRDLSTKSNLNHMLVGYFRDLSTKSNLNHMLVGYCRDLSTKSNLNHMLVGYCRYLSTKSNLNHMLVGYCRDLSTKSNLNHMLVGYCRDLSTKSNLNHMLVGYFRDLSTKSNLNHMLVGYCRDLSTKSNLNHMLVGYCRDLSTKSNLNHMLVGYCRDLSTKSNLNHRPDSGLVLGAV, from the exons ATGTTGGTAGGCTACTGCAGAGATctaagtaccaaatccaatttaaatcaTATGTTGGTAGGCTACTGCAGATATctaagtaccaaatccaatttaaatcaTATGTTGGTAG GCTACTGCAGAGATctaagtaccaaatccaatttaaatcaTATGTTGGTAGGCTACTGCAGATATctaagtaccaaatccaatttaaatcaTATGTTGGTAGGCTACTGCAGAGATctaagtaccaaatccaatttaaatcaTATGTTGGTAGGCTACTGCAGAGATctaagtaccaaatccaatttaaatcaTATGTTGGTAGGCTACTTCAGAGATctaagtaccaaatccaatttaaatcaTATGTTGGTAGGCTACTGCAGAGATctaagtaccaaatccaatttaaatcaTATGTTGGTAGGCTACTGCAGATATctaagtaccaaatccaatttaaatcaTATGTTGGTAGGCTACTGCAGAGATctaagtaccaaatccaatttaaatcaTATGTTGGTAGGCTACTGCAGAGATctaagtaccaaatccaatttaaatcaTATGTTGGTAGGCTACTTCAGAGATctaagtaccaaatccaatttaaatcaTATGTTGGTAGGCTACTGCAGAGATctaagtaccaaatccaatttaaatcaTATGTTGGTAGGCTACTGCAGAGATctaagtaccaaatccaatttaaatcaTATGTTGGTAGGCTACTGCAGAGATctaagtaccaaatccaatttaaatcaTAGACCTGACTCGGGGCTCGTTCTAGGTGCAGTGTAA